The segment CCTCCCGCCGGCGGAAGTACAGGATATCAACGAGCAGTACCGGGGATTTGATGAACCGACGGATGTATTGTCCTTCCCCCTTTGGGAAAATAACGGGAGCTTTTCTCCGCCCCTGGATTGGGCCGAGGTACCGCTTGGGGATATCGTTCTGTGCCCCGCCGTTATCCGGGAGAATGCGGCCTTTCATCAGGTTCAGCTTGTACAGGAGAGTCTGCTTGTGCTGATACACGGTTTTTTGCATTTGTTGGGTTGGGATCACGATACTTCAGAACGTGAGGCTGC is part of the Synergistales bacterium genome and harbors:
- the ybeY gene encoding rRNA maturation RNase YbeY; the encoded protein is MNIELDCIEHLDKAELGLEDAGVHLDNIAALYDTIVRKEHPQLLQIPTVEVALVILPPAEVQDINEQYRGFDEPTDVLSFPLWENNGSFSPPLDWAEVPLGDIVLCPAVIRENAAFHQVQLVQESLLVLIHGFLHLLGWDHDTSEREAAMWKVQQRYLDEAGKQLGLTFPHSDREV